In Gammaproteobacteria bacterium, the following are encoded in one genomic region:
- the lolA gene encoding outer membrane lipoprotein chaperone LolA yields MRHLSRISAVSCLLLCVPLAAPAAPLTVKRLNDFISNVQGMQADFHQLLIDNKSKAVKESSGTLVMQRPGKFRWEYIRPYRQTIVADGEKIWIYDVELEQVTVKPLDTTLGGTPAVLLSGQETVWESFKIKELGSKDGLEWVELTPKTPDNNFERVRLGFGAHDLEMMELLDSFGATTQLRFSKLQRNPVFDSSAFVFTPPKGVDIIGEDAATVKPYQK; encoded by the coding sequence ATGAGACATTTATCTAGAATATCAGCAGTATCGTGCCTGCTGCTCTGTGTACCGCTCGCCGCCCCCGCAGCGCCGCTCACGGTCAAGCGGCTCAATGACTTCATCAGCAACGTGCAGGGTATGCAGGCCGATTTTCATCAATTGTTGATTGATAACAAGTCAAAGGCAGTGAAGGAGTCGAGCGGCACGCTGGTGATGCAGCGCCCCGGCAAATTCCGCTGGGAATATATCCGGCCTTATCGGCAGACCATCGTCGCGGACGGTGAGAAGATCTGGATCTACGATGTTGAATTGGAGCAGGTGACCGTCAAGCCGCTCGATACAACGCTGGGCGGCACTCCGGCTGTATTATTGAGCGGTCAGGAAACGGTGTGGGAGAGTTTCAAGATCAAAGAACTGGGCTCGAAAGACGGATTGGAGTGGGTCGAGTTGACCCCCAAAACACCTGACAACAATTTCGAGAGAGTGCGCCTGGGTTTCGGCGCGCATGATTTGGAAATGATGGAGCTGCTGGACAGCTTTGGCGCGACCACTCAATTACGCTTTTCTAAACTGCAACGCAATCCTGTCTTCGATTCATCCGCATTCGTATTCACACCACCGAAAGGCGTAGACATCATCGGTGAAGACGCTGCTACCGTCAAACCTTACCAGAAGTAG